One segment of Erigeron canadensis isolate Cc75 chromosome 2, C_canadensis_v1, whole genome shotgun sequence DNA contains the following:
- the LOC122588590 gene encoding transcription factor TCP17-like has product MNNSNIRHSSDLAPKEEGTSCSNKNKLNYSTTSSSWTKLKDPRIVRVSRSFGGKDRHSKVCTVRGLRDRRVRLSVPTAIQLYDLQDRLGLNQPSKVVDWLLDVAKNEIDELPPLQMPPGNFAQSFQSMITAASQSQNIEGAEKSVANGINWDNYWNAIKLKEKEQHSLAQSKMLNNFDQPNGSFLKLNPSNLSLSQFGSYESMALDNTSHHNFNINLPGSSQFLVYPPPSHDDHNSRHQFDPKQLNFEMLSSTSSTSSSHNPLSSSPLYSINQGMMIRPFHLHMNPKVPNFPSEENEED; this is encoded by the coding sequence ATGAATAATTCAAATATAAGACACTCATCCGATCTTGCACCAAAGGAAGAAGGCACAAGTTGTAGTAACAAGAATAAACTGAATTATTCCACTACATCATCATCCTGGACAAAGCTGAAAGACCCTAGAATCGTGCGAGTATCAAGATCTTTTGGTGGGAAAGACCGGCATAGTAAAGTTTGTACGGTGAGAGGATTAAGAGACAGACGAGTAAGGCTATCTGTCCCAACCGCTATTCAATTATATGATCTTCAAGACCGGCTAGGACTTAACCAACCTAGTAAAGTTGTTGATTGGTTGCTTGATGTTGCCAAGAATGAAATTGATGAACTTCCCCCTCTTCAAATGCCACCTGGAAATTTTGCTCAAAGTTTCCAATCAATGATCACTGCTGCTTCTCAATCTCAAAATATTGAAGGGGCCGAGAAATCAGTCGCGAATGGGATCAATTGGGATAATTATTGGAATGCCATTAAATTGAAAGAGAAAGAACAACATTCCTTGGCTCAATCAAAAATGCTCAACAATTTTGATCAGCCAAATGGTTCGTTCCTCAAATTGAACCCTTCAAATTTGTCTTTATCACAATTCGGTAGCTATGAATCAATGGCACTTGACAACACAAGTCATCATAACTTCAACATTAACTTGCCGGGGTCATCTCAATTTCTCGTGTACCCACCACCGTCTCATGATGACCATAACTCGAGACACCAATTTGATCCGAAGCAACTAAACTTTGAGATGTTGAGCTCTACTTCGTCGACTTCAAGCTCACATAACCCGTTATCTTCTTCACCTCTATATTCAATAAACCAAGGGATGATGATCAGGCCTTTTCACTTACATATGAACCCCAAGGTGCCTAATTTTCCTtctgaagaaaatgaagaagattaA